In Pseudoduganella albidiflava, a single window of DNA contains:
- a CDS encoding PilT/PilU family type 4a pilus ATPase yields MDRLFQLMKEKNASDMFFAVNSPVHLKINGNLIPVNQQKLEPENIDALLAEVCTPAQLKELAQTNELNMGIPVASLGRFRLSAFRQRGTISAVFRYVPATIPALEELSLPPILAELIMEKRGLMLVVGSTGSGKSTTIAAMLDHRNELRSGHILTLEDPIEYLFKNKKAIVNQREIGSDASDFGTALRNSMRQAPDCILIGEIRDRETMAAALAYAQSGHLVLATLHANNSYNALNRIISFYPIENRPALLQDLASTIRAIVSQRLVRSSGGGTRTPAVEVMVNTRYVSDLIEKGEIGQLKEALDRSLSPGSQSFEQALYKLVKDGRITQEEALANADSATNLLWLLNNGPDSRQADAEAERKAAPPEASFTEFTLNG; encoded by the coding sequence ATGGACCGCCTGTTCCAGCTGATGAAAGAGAAGAACGCGTCGGACATGTTCTTCGCGGTGAATTCGCCGGTGCACCTGAAGATCAACGGCAACCTCATTCCGGTCAACCAGCAGAAGCTGGAACCGGAAAACATCGATGCCCTGCTGGCGGAGGTCTGCACGCCGGCGCAACTGAAGGAACTGGCGCAGACCAATGAACTGAACATGGGTATCCCGGTCGCCAGCCTGGGGCGCTTCCGCCTGTCGGCCTTCCGGCAGCGGGGCACCATCTCCGCCGTGTTCCGCTACGTGCCGGCCACCATCCCGGCACTGGAAGAGCTGAGCCTGCCGCCCATCCTGGCCGAACTGATCATGGAAAAGCGCGGGCTGATGCTGGTGGTGGGCTCGACCGGTTCGGGCAAGTCGACCACGATCGCGGCGATGCTGGACCACCGCAACGAACTGCGTTCCGGCCATATCCTCACGCTGGAAGACCCGATCGAGTACCTTTTCAAGAACAAGAAGGCGATCGTCAACCAGCGCGAGATCGGCAGCGATGCCAGCGATTTCGGCACCGCGCTGCGCAACTCGATGCGCCAGGCGCCGGACTGCATCCTGATCGGCGAGATCCGCGACCGCGAAACGATGGCCGCGGCGCTGGCCTATGCGCAATCGGGCCACCTGGTGCTGGCAACGCTGCACGCCAACAACAGCTACAACGCGCTGAACCGCATCATCAGCTTCTATCCGATCGAGAACCGCCCTGCCCTGCTGCAGGACCTGGCGTCGACCATCCGCGCCATCGTGTCGCAGCGGCTGGTCCGCTCCAGCGGCGGCGGCACCCGCACGCCTGCCGTCGAAGTGATGGTCAACACGCGCTACGTGTCGGACCTGATCGAGAAAGGGGAAATCGGCCAGCTCAAGGAAGCGCTGGACCGCAGCCTGTCGCCCGGCTCGCAATCGTTCGAGCAGGCGCTGTACAAGCTGGTGAAGGATGGCCGCATCACGCAGGAAGAAGCGCTGGCCAACGCCGATTCGGCCACCAACCTGCTGTGGCTCCTGAACAATGGACCCGACAGCCGGCAGGCCGATGCCGAGGCGGAGCGCAAGGCGGCTCCGCCCGAGGCGTCGTTTACCGAATTTACGCTGAACGGCTGA
- the dapD gene encoding 2,3,4,5-tetrahydropyridine-2,6-dicarboxylate N-succinyltransferase, translating to MTQQLQQIIEQAWDNRAEINPSNASAEVRDAVNHVLAGLDDGSLRVAQKDTGTWVVNQWIKKAVLLSFRLENNVVLPSDGTMQFYDKVPTKFANYTPEDFAKGGFRVVPPAVARRGSFIGKNVVLMPSYVNIGAYVDEGAMVDTWATVGSCAQIGKNVHLSGGVGIGGVLEPMQANPTIIEDNCFIGARSEIVEGVIVEENSVISMGVYIGQSTKIYDRATGEVSYGRIPSGSVVVSGSLPSADGKYSLYCAVIVKRVDAQTRAKTGINELLRGV from the coding sequence ATGACTCAACAACTCCAGCAAATCATCGAACAGGCATGGGATAACCGCGCCGAAATCAATCCGTCGAACGCCAGCGCCGAAGTGCGCGACGCGGTCAACCACGTGCTGGCCGGCCTGGACGACGGCAGCCTGCGCGTGGCGCAGAAGGATACCGGCACCTGGGTGGTGAACCAGTGGATCAAGAAGGCCGTGCTGCTGTCGTTCCGCCTCGAGAACAACGTGGTGCTGCCATCGGACGGCACCATGCAGTTCTACGACAAGGTACCGACCAAGTTCGCCAATTACACGCCGGAAGATTTCGCCAAGGGCGGCTTCCGCGTGGTGCCGCCGGCCGTGGCCCGCCGCGGTTCGTTCATCGGCAAGAACGTGGTGCTGATGCCTTCCTACGTGAATATCGGCGCCTACGTCGACGAAGGCGCGATGGTCGATACCTGGGCCACGGTCGGTTCGTGCGCGCAGATCGGCAAGAACGTGCACCTGTCCGGCGGCGTGGGCATCGGCGGCGTGCTGGAACCGATGCAGGCCAACCCGACGATCATCGAGGACAACTGCTTCATCGGCGCCCGTTCCGAGATCGTCGAAGGCGTGATCGTCGAAGAAAACTCGGTGATCTCGATGGGCGTGTACATCGGCCAGTCGACCAAGATCTACGACCGCGCCACCGGCGAAGTGAGCTACGGCCGCATCCCTTCCGGCTCCGTGGTGGTCTCCGGCTCGCTGCCGTCGGCCGACGGCAAGTACAGCCTGTACTGCGCGGTGATCGTCAAGCGCGTGGATGCGCAGACCCGCGCCAAGACCGGCATCAACGAGCTGCTGCGCGGGGTTTAA